TGACTGTAATACTTCAAAACCTAAACCTTCAAATTCTTTTTTAAGTCTATCTAAACTTCTACCTGTAAATCCACTAAGATAAATAGGTGTCCTTAATTGATCAAGTAGTTGATTTTCTATAGCTTCTTGCTTTGGATTTTCTAGCAATTTCAACATTTCTTCTATTGGCTTAATCATCGCAAAGCGATGATCACTCAAAGACCATCCATAAGCAATAGCACCAATTAATTTTCCATCTATATATACAGGACTCCCACTCATACCAGAAGCAATACCGCCTACATCATCTATCTTCTTACCTTCAGCCTTAAACAATATTAAATCACTAGAATTTCCAGTTTGAGAAACTATGTCTATTATAGTCAAGGGGAACTCTTCAACTTCATAGGCGTGAAATACTGTTCGGGCCACCCCTTTCATTCCTGGCTCAATTTCATCTAAAGTCATAATTTCTGTTGCTTCTACAGTCATAATAGGTATAATAAGAAATATTAGTGCAAATATAAAAGATAATTTTTTCATTTTCAAAATACCAAATCCTTTCTATAGTCAAAAAAATCAGGTTTTAAAACTATGTTTTTCGCTAGACATTAAAGAATCAGCAAGACTATCTATTTCTTCCAGTGCCTGTCCTGTACCAATAGCTACACAAGCTAGTGGATCATCTGCTATAAATACTGGAATATCAGTTTCTTTGCTTAATAGTTTTGCCAATCCGTCCAGTAACGCACCTCCTCCAGTCATAATAATTCCTTTATCCATAATATCAGAAGATAATTCAGGAGGGGTTTTTTCTAATACTCGCCTAACTGCATCTAATATTGCATGAGTAGGCTCCGCAAAAGCTTTAACGGTTTCCTTTGAATCAAGTACGAGGTTTTCTGGCAAACCTGACACTACACTACGACCTCTAACTTCATACTCTTTATTTTCATCTACAAATGCTGAACCAATAGTCATTTTAATTTCTTCTGCAGTTTTTTCTCCAATTATTAAATTATAATTTTCCCTAATATAACGAATTATAGCTTCATCAAAACGGTCTCCACCAATTCTTAATGATTCGCTAACTACAATACCTCCTAGAGATATGACAGCAATTTCTGAAGTTCCGCCTCCTATATCAATTACCATATTACCGCTGGGCTCTCCAATGGGTAAACCTGCTCCTATTGCTGCCGCTAATGGTTCCTCAATCAAAAATGTCTTACGAGCACCAACCTGCATTGCAGATTCTATAACAGCTCTTTTCTCTACTCCTGTGATACCAACTGGTACACAAATCATAACAGTTGGTTTAAAGAGTTTATTACGCTTAATTGCTTTAGTGATGAAATGTTTTAACATTATTTCAGTAACTTCAAAATTAGCAATTACACCATCTTTTAAAGGTCTAATAGCAACTATATTACCAGGTGTTCTACCCAACATTCTTCTAGCTTCAGTACCTACAGCAACGGGTTTATCTGAACTAGTATCCATGGCTACAACAGATGGTTCCTGCAATACTATACCTTTACCTTTTTCAAAAACAAGTATGTTAGCTGTCCCTAAATCTATACCAATCCTCTTGGAAAGTCCCAGCATTTTACATTATCCCCCTTGTATAACTTGCTATTATTATATATTCTCTAAACATATTTTTTTTCCTGCAAAATTTTTATTTTCTATTAATTAATCCTCCATTTGTCACATTATCTTATAAAATTCACTTATTTTTATTTTTATATTTTCTCTTTGTAGCTTCACCTCCTCTAATATGTCTTTCGGCTTTATTAAACTCTAATACTTTTTTTACCCTATTCGCCAATTCGGGATCAATTTTTAGTAATCTTTCTGTAACGTCCTTATGTATGGTACTTTTGCTAACTCCATATATCTTGGCTGTCTGCCTTACTGTAGCTTTTGTCTCATAAATATAATTAGCAACCTCACTAACCCTCTCTCTAATATAATCCTTCAATCTTATTCCCCCCACATCGAATGAACCGATACTATTTAATGTATATGCAGTTATTCAGGGGAAATATACCAATATATTTAATACTTAAAAACAAAAACATGACGGTGTATGTTTCACCGCCATGTTTTACAAAAATTAAAGTTATTTTAAACTTTAATTATATCACTCAAATTTTGAGTATATTATATTTTTATTCAAAAAAATCAAGTGGTGTAAGAAAATCATCTCCATTTTGTAATGAAAAATATAATGCTGGTTCTTTAGTCATTCCAGTATTTCCTACTCTTCCGATTTCCTGACCTTTACTAACATTGTTGCCAACTGATACTGAAGCCCTTTGTAAATATCCATATTCAGTTAGCCAACCTTGCTCATGTTCTATCAAAACCACTATACCCTTATAATCATCTTCTTTTATAGCTATAACTTCGCCTGATGCTGACGCCATTACGATATCTCCTTTTTGCCCTTCAAACTGAATGCCACTTTGATAACGCCAATCACCCAATAGAGAATGGTAATACCATCCTGACTCTTTAAAAATATTTCCTGATACGGGCTTTATAAGACTAATACCTTGACTAAGTGTAGAAATATCCTGTCTTGGTTTTAATGGTTCAGTAAAGACTCCTATATTTCCATCATCGTTACTTAAATCTCTAAGAGTTTGATTGTCTACAATTGCAGAGTAATCCAGTGCTATTTGTTCTTCATCATTAGACAAAATAGAATCCTTTCCTTCATGTTCATTTCCGATATTAGGAGTTTCTATATCGTTTTGACCTAAACTATAGTTATCTATCTCTCTATTATTTGATCGATTACTAATAGCAAATCCTAAACCAAGTAATACAAAGATCATGAAAACCACTAGCAACTCTCTAGAATGCTTCTTTTGACTAGCAAGTTTTTTTCCTAATTTCTCAAGCTGTAATTTTATTTTATCTTTATCTAGTTTAAATTTAAATTTTTTATCCATTATAAACCCACCTCCTGTCTTTATTTTTACCAGAAGGTGGGTAATATATACATTCAACTCCGAAAGTTGTGTAAAAGATAAATCACTATGAAATTCCCTTTAATAAGAAAGTTTAACTCGTGTGTATCTTATGAGGACTAAGCTATTAATCATAGATAGAGATAATTTCTACATCTGTGTAATAATGATGTAGTATTTGTTTATAATTAAAACCATTATGAGCAAGTCCATTAGCACCATCCTGACTCATTCCTACACCATGTCCATATCCATATGTATTTATTTGTATAATAGAAGTACTTTTGTTTAGCTTGAATTTTGTTGAAGCTAAACCTAATCTTTCACGTATTTCTCTACCTGTATAAATTTTATCAAATACCCTCATTTCTAAAACTCGACCACTTTGGCTAAGATTAATAATATCAATATCATTAATTCCAATCTGACTATTAATATTAAAAACTTCTTGGAAATCGTTAAATGAAAAGTAATAAGACCTTTGGAAGTTCCTTTCTCCATGTGAATCAAAAGGACTTTCTACACTCCTTAAATATGGAGAAAAATTCCCCCACACATATTCTGCCGATTCTGTTATACCACCACTATTTGCATGATATAAAGCATCAATTAATCTATCGTTATGAACAAGAACTTGACCACGAGTCTCTTCTACAGCTCTATTTATCTTTGCCCAATAATAAAAATATGAGACAAAACCCCAGCGATCTTTCATTTCTTCTTCTGATATATATGCTTGACATACATTATAATCTGTTGAAACATCAGCTCCATTGAATTTTTTACTACCACTACCTCCAAACTCCTCTAATTGCCTAATTGTGTACGTCCTGGCTGCTACCGCTTGGGCTTTTAAGGCCTCTAGGTGATAAAGAGCAGGCATTTCTGCTGCTATAACCCCCCTCAAATATTCGTCTAGTTCCATTAGAACAATTTGATTTTTTTTATGGTTATAAACCCTTATAGTAATTTCTTCATCTCTATCAATTTGGAAAAAAAATTGAAACAAAATAAAGGGAAGTATTATCAATATAATAAAGACAAATAAAAATAAAGTAGCTATTTTTGACCACAAAATAAAACACTCCTTCTAGTGTCATAATAAATATATATGACCTCTCAAGAAGGAGTAGAACTTAATTTTATATTAGTATATTTATAGTTATATTTCTTATATATATGCATGCATTGAAAAATTATTTAACTTTCTTAATAGTTGCTCCAATAGCAGATAACTTAGAAGCTATATTTTCATATCCTCTCTCAATATGATAAATATCTTTTATCTCTGTATCTCCTTTAGCTACTAAACCAGCTAAAATTAATGCAGCACCTGCTCTTAAATCTGTAGCTGTTACTTCAGCACCTGTTAATCTCCGTGGTTTAATCAAAGCACTATGACCATCTATCTTTATCTCGGCTCCCATTCTATTTAGCTCATCTACATGCATAAAACGATTTTCCCAGACAGTCTCTATTATCAAACTAGTTCCATCTGCTTGAGTAAGTAAAACCATCATTTGAGATTGTAAATCTGTAGGAAAACCTGGGTAAGGTAGTGTTTTTATATCAACAGCTTTCAAGACCTCATTACTCTTAATATGCACACCTGCTATTTCTTCACGAAGGTCTACACCCATCTCATTTAATTTAGCAATCAATGGTTTAACATGCTCAACAAGTACATTTTTAACAAAAACATTACCCTGTGTTAATGCTGCAGCCATCATAAAGGTGCCTGCTTCAATACGATCAGGAATAATACGATGCTCAGCCCCTTTTAGAGACTTGACACCTTCTATTTTGATAATATCTGTTCCTACACCTTTAATCTTAGCACCCATTACCGTCAAATAATTTGCAAGGTCAACTATCTCGGGTTCTCTTGCCGAGTTCTCAATAACAGTAGTACCTTCTGCCATACATGCTGCTAACATTATATTAATTGTAGCTCCTACACTTGGATAATCAAGATAAATTCTATCTCCCTTTAATTTACTTGCTTTAACTTCTACAATGCCATGATCCAAATTAATCTCTGCACCCAAAGCTTTAAACCCTTTTAAATGAAGATCAATGGGGCGATTACCTATATTACAGCCACCAGGAAGACTGGTTCGGGCGCAATTCTTTTTAGCCAATAATACTCCCAAAATATAATAAGACGCTCTTAATTTCCTGGCTAAGTCATGATCTGCCTCTGGTTTTGACAAATTACTTGGATCTATTAATAGCTCATTGCCATTTTGTTCAACTCGACAGCCCATTTTCTCTATTATTGTGCAGAGATTTCTAACATCTCTTAACATTGGTATATCAAGCAACCTACTAGGCCCATCTGCCATTAAAGCAGCAGTGATAATCGGTAATGCTGCATTTTTAGCACCACTTACACTTATTTCTCCCTCTAAGGGGGTGCCTCCAGTTATTAAAAATTTACCCACTTTTATAAGCCCCTTCCATTATCCTATTACTAAATCTCCCTGAAACTGATAATACACCTATATAATATGCACTTTATACTAATTCGTGATAAATTTAAATAATCCTTCAGTTCTTTAGTTCTTTTTTTTAAATTTATCCCTTTAAATAAACAGATCAAACTATTTACATACACACTTTACACCCAATATTTTATCTAAAAAACCAATTTTCTTATAATTTATTAATTCTTCATCTGCCTTGCCTGCTAATTCACGCCAACAATCAGAACATAAACTTGCACCAGGATTCTCAATAATAATATCAGAAATACCTTTAGCTTGCAAGCGCTCAGCTCTTGACAAAACTTTCCTTTCATCTACTTCTACAGCTTGATCACTTACTACTACCAGGGCTACATCTCCTTTAAAATCAGGGGAATCAACTCTCTTAAATTGCAAGTTATTTGCAGACGCTAACTTAATATAATCATTGGCAGCCTGTAAATCTATTTCTCGATCTATTATTAACTTTCTAGCTTCAGGTTTTTTTATAGCTTCTAATATGTCTGGATATGTTCCCTGTTCCATCACTTGAGCATATGTTAAGTAACGGATTACTCTTTCTTTAAATTCTCCTAAATACAAATTTTTCTCTGCTTTTTTTAACTCCTTTTTACCATGTACACCCTCGAGTAATTTTTTTTCCAAGTTACTCATTTTATCTTCCATAGCAATCACCTACATTTATATTATTCCCAAAATTCTAACTTTGATACTTTTTTTCTAATTAAAGATAAAAAGCCCCAAAGCAGGGGCTTTTAATTTATATCTTTGCTTAATATTTCTCAACAGCTTTCAAGCGTGCGATTGCACGTTCTAAGGCGGCCTTTGCCCTAGCCTGATCTATCTTATTATCATTTTGTGTCATACGCTTTTTAGCACGCTCTAAAGCTTTTGCTGCTCTTTCTGGATCAATATGATGTGGCAGTTCAGCAGTTCTAACTACCACACTTATTCCATCTGGTTTTACTTCCATAAAACCATCACTAATTGGCACCTTTAATTCTTCACCATCTTTTTTTATCCGTAATATACCAGTATCTAATCCTGTAACTAAAGGAACGTGATTGGGAAG
The Halanaerobiaceae bacterium ANBcell28 genome window above contains:
- a CDS encoding YueI family protein, producing the protein MEDKMSNLEKKLLEGVHGKKELKKAEKNLYLGEFKERVIRYLTYAQVMEQGTYPDILEAIKKPEARKLIIDREIDLQAANDYIKLASANNLQFKRVDSPDFKGDVALVVVSDQAVEVDERKVLSRAERLQAKGISDIIIENPGASLCSDCWRELAGKADEELINYKKIGFLDKILGVKCVCK
- a CDS encoding rod shape-determining protein, whose protein sequence is MLGLSKRIGIDLGTANILVFEKGKGIVLQEPSVVAMDTSSDKPVAVGTEARRMLGRTPGNIVAIRPLKDGVIANFEVTEIMLKHFITKAIKRNKLFKPTVMICVPVGITGVEKRAVIESAMQVGARKTFLIEEPLAAAIGAGLPIGEPSGNMVIDIGGGTSEIAVISLGGIVVSESLRIGGDRFDEAIIRYIRENYNLIIGEKTAEEIKMTIGSAFVDENKEYEVRGRSVVSGLPENLVLDSKETVKAFAEPTHAILDAVRRVLEKTPPELSSDIMDKGIIMTGGGALLDGLAKLLSKETDIPVFIADDPLACVAIGTGQALEEIDSLADSLMSSEKHSFKT
- the spoIIID gene encoding sporulation transcriptional regulator SpoIIID yields the protein MKDYIRERVSEVANYIYETKATVRQTAKIYGVSKSTIHKDVTERLLKIDPELANRVKKVLEFNKAERHIRGGEATKRKYKNKNK
- the spoIID gene encoding stage II sporulation protein D; translation: MWSKIATLFLFVFIILIILPFILFQFFFQIDRDEEITIRVYNHKKNQIVLMELDEYLRGVIAAEMPALYHLEALKAQAVAARTYTIRQLEEFGGSGSKKFNGADVSTDYNVCQAYISEEEMKDRWGFVSYFYYWAKINRAVEETRGQVLVHNDRLIDALYHANSGGITESAEYVWGNFSPYLRSVESPFDSHGERNFQRSYYFSFNDFQEVFNINSQIGINDIDIINLSQSGRVLEMRVFDKIYTGREIRERLGLASTKFKLNKSTSIIQINTYGYGHGVGMSQDGANGLAHNGFNYKQILHHYYTDVEIISIYD
- a CDS encoding UDP-N-acetylglucosamine 1-carboxyvinyltransferase, which produces MGKFLITGGTPLEGEISVSGAKNAALPIITAALMADGPSRLLDIPMLRDVRNLCTIIEKMGCRVEQNGNELLIDPSNLSKPEADHDLARKLRASYYILGVLLAKKNCARTSLPGGCNIGNRPIDLHLKGFKALGAEINLDHGIVEVKASKLKGDRIYLDYPSVGATINIMLAACMAEGTTVIENSAREPEIVDLANYLTVMGAKIKGVGTDIIKIEGVKSLKGAEHRIIPDRIEAGTFMMAAALTQGNVFVKNVLVEHVKPLIAKLNEMGVDLREEIAGVHIKSNEVLKAVDIKTLPYPGFPTDLQSQMMVLLTQADGTSLIIETVWENRFMHVDELNRMGAEIKIDGHSALIKPRRLTGAEVTATDLRAGAALILAGLVAKGDTEIKDIYHIERGYENIASKLSAIGATIKKVK
- a CDS encoding M23 family metallopeptidase, whose protein sequence is MDKKFKFKLDKDKIKLQLEKLGKKLASQKKHSRELLVVFMIFVLLGLGFAISNRSNNREIDNYSLGQNDIETPNIGNEHEGKDSILSNDEEQIALDYSAIVDNQTLRDLSNDDGNIGVFTEPLKPRQDISTLSQGISLIKPVSGNIFKESGWYYHSLLGDWRYQSGIQFEGQKGDIVMASASGEVIAIKEDDYKGIVVLIEHEQGWLTEYGYLQRASVSVGNNVSKGQEIGRVGNTGMTKEPALYFSLQNGDDFLTPLDFFE
- a CDS encoding F0F1 ATP synthase subunit epsilon, which gives rise to MASLVKLDIVTPEELVYSEDIEILVAPAIDGEIGILPNHVPLVTGLDTGILRIKKDGEELKVPISDGFMEVKPDGISVVVRTAELPHHIDPERAAKALERAKKRMTQNDNKIDQARAKAALERAIARLKAVEKY